A portion of the Sandaracinobacteroides saxicola genome contains these proteins:
- a CDS encoding UDP-N-acetylmuramoyl-tripeptide--D-alanyl-D-alanine ligase, with the protein MTPLWTSDAIAAATGGTAHGAFTVDNVAFDSREIIGGELFIAMRGDTTNGHRFIDSALQRGAAGILCETAIDAPHVRVTDSFAALEALGRAARARTGATIIGVTGSVGKTGVKEAIRLSLLQNTPAVHASVKSYNNHSGVPLSLARMPADSRFGVFEMGMNHAGEIAALTRQVRPHVALITWVAPVHIEFFDSEAGIAHAKAEIFEGLEPGGTAIIPADNPHIAILRAAAQTHAARTISFGATGDVRPLSVAMTADGTDITADIMGETLAFRVGMAGAHWVNNALAVLATVKAAGGDIAAAGLALADLNGLPGRGARLSVAVRGGHATLLDESYNANPASMAASLAVLGSIAAPRRLAILGQMGELGEGSAAYHAGLAAPIAAAKVDALALVGPAMEALKLPNATHLATAADALAWARETLRPGDVCLVKGSNAVGLGTLVKTLGEND; encoded by the coding sequence ATGACCCCCCTCTGGACCAGCGACGCCATCGCCGCTGCCACTGGCGGCACCGCGCACGGCGCCTTCACCGTCGACAATGTCGCCTTCGACAGCCGTGAGATCATCGGCGGCGAACTGTTCATCGCCATGCGCGGCGATACCACCAACGGCCACCGCTTCATCGACAGCGCGCTGCAACGCGGCGCCGCCGGCATCCTGTGCGAAACCGCCATCGACGCCCCGCATGTCCGCGTGACTGACAGTTTCGCGGCGCTCGAAGCGCTGGGCCGTGCCGCCCGTGCCCGCACAGGCGCCACCATCATCGGCGTCACCGGCAGTGTGGGCAAGACCGGTGTCAAGGAAGCGATTCGCCTCTCGCTGCTGCAAAACACCCCCGCCGTCCACGCCAGCGTCAAAAGCTACAACAACCACAGCGGCGTGCCCCTCAGCCTCGCCCGCATGCCCGCCGACAGCCGCTTCGGCGTGTTCGAAATGGGCATGAACCACGCCGGCGAAATCGCTGCGCTGACCCGCCAGGTGCGCCCGCATGTCGCCCTCATCACCTGGGTCGCTCCCGTCCATATTGAGTTCTTCGACAGCGAAGCCGGCATTGCCCATGCGAAAGCCGAAATCTTCGAGGGCCTGGAACCCGGCGGCACCGCCATCATCCCCGCCGACAATCCCCATATCGCCATCCTGCGCGCCGCCGCGCAAACCCATGCCGCCCGCACCATCAGCTTCGGCGCCACCGGCGACGTGCGCCCGCTCAGCGTGGCCATGACCGCCGATGGCACCGACATCACAGCGGACATCATGGGCGAAACGCTCGCCTTCCGGGTCGGGATGGCCGGCGCGCACTGGGTGAACAACGCGCTCGCCGTCCTCGCCACGGTGAAGGCGGCGGGTGGCGACATCGCCGCCGCCGGGCTGGCGCTCGCCGACCTCAATGGCCTCCCCGGTCGCGGTGCCAGGCTTAGCGTCGCCGTCCGTGGCGGTCATGCCACGCTGCTCGACGAAAGCTACAACGCCAATCCCGCCAGCATGGCCGCCTCGCTCGCCGTGCTGGGCAGCATCGCCGCGCCGCGCCGCCTCGCCATCCTTGGCCAGATGGGCGAGCTGGGGGAGGGCAGCGCGGCCTATCACGCCGGCCTCGCCGCCCCCATCGCCGCCGCCAAGGTCGATGCCCTCGCCCTGGTCGGCCCGGCGATGGAAGCGCTGAAACTCCCGAACGCCACCCATCTCGCCACCGCCGCGGATGCGCTCGCATGGGCGCGCGAAACGCTGCGGCCCGGCGATGTCTGCCTGGTCAAGGGCTCCAACGCGGTCGGCCTCGGCACGCTCGTCAAAACCCTGGGGGAAAACGACTGA
- a CDS encoding UDP-N-acetylmuramoyl-L-alanyl-D-glutamate--2,6-diaminopimelate ligase — protein sequence MKLSALLGHATATDEVVTGFAIDNRKVAPGTIFGAFQGATVNGEDYIPAAVAAGAIAVVARPQALVEGALHIGSDNPRATFADLAARFFAPFPATCVAPTGTNGKTSTVELTRQLWYLVGERAASVGTLGITTADGSLKDGTGGLTTPDVVSFLANVAGLAREGITHLAFEASSHGLAQYRTQGLPVAAAAFTNLTRDHLDYHGTMEAYFQAKLRLFTEVLADNGAAVVWRDDQAEGADYNRRICEAVTARGLRLLTVGPDGETLRLVKRTPTLLGQTLAVEADGKSHSITLPLIGAYQAANALCAAGLVMTTGGDTAKTLAALSRVTGVRGRLERAVITASGAPVYVDYAHTPDALRAAIAALRPHTANRLILAFGAGGDRDTGKRPEMGAIAVAEADVAIVTDDNPRGEDPAAIRAMILTAAPGAREIGDRRAAITAAVRMAGPGDVVLIAGKGHEQGQIVAGRTLPFDDVSVAREAAQ from the coding sequence ATGAAGCTGTCCGCACTGCTCGGCCATGCCACCGCCACGGACGAGGTCGTCACCGGCTTCGCCATCGACAATCGCAAGGTCGCCCCCGGCACCATCTTCGGCGCGTTCCAGGGCGCCACCGTCAACGGGGAGGATTATATCCCCGCCGCGGTCGCCGCCGGCGCCATCGCCGTAGTCGCCCGGCCGCAGGCGTTGGTGGAAGGCGCGCTTCACATCGGCAGCGACAATCCCCGCGCCACCTTTGCCGACCTCGCCGCCCGTTTCTTCGCGCCTTTCCCCGCCACCTGCGTCGCCCCCACCGGCACCAACGGCAAGACCTCGACCGTCGAACTCACCCGCCAGCTCTGGTATCTCGTCGGCGAACGCGCGGCGTCGGTCGGCACGCTCGGCATCACCACCGCGGACGGCAGCCTGAAGGACGGCACCGGCGGACTGACCACGCCGGACGTCGTCAGCTTTCTTGCCAATGTCGCCGGCCTCGCCCGCGAAGGCATCACCCATCTCGCCTTCGAGGCCTCCAGCCATGGCCTCGCCCAATACCGCACCCAGGGGCTGCCGGTCGCCGCCGCTGCCTTCACCAACCTGACGCGTGACCATCTCGACTATCACGGCACGATGGAGGCCTATTTCCAGGCCAAGCTGCGGCTGTTCACCGAAGTGCTGGCGGACAATGGCGCCGCGGTCGTCTGGCGCGACGACCAGGCCGAAGGCGCGGACTACAACCGCCGCATCTGCGAGGCGGTCACGGCGCGGGGCCTGCGCCTGCTCACCGTTGGCCCCGACGGGGAAACCCTGCGCCTCGTCAAGCGCACCCCCACCCTGCTCGGCCAGACGCTGGCCGTCGAGGCGGACGGCAAGAGCCACAGCATCACCCTGCCGCTGATCGGCGCCTATCAGGCGGCCAACGCCCTCTGCGCCGCCGGCCTTGTCATGACGACAGGCGGCGACACCGCGAAAACGCTTGCCGCGCTTTCCCGCGTCACCGGCGTCCGCGGCCGGCTGGAGCGGGCGGTCATCACCGCTTCCGGCGCCCCCGTTTATGTCGATTATGCCCACACGCCGGACGCGCTGAGGGCCGCCATCGCCGCGCTGCGCCCGCACACCGCCAACCGCCTGATCCTGGCTTTCGGCGCCGGCGGCGACCGCGACACCGGCAAACGCCCGGAAATGGGCGCGATCGCGGTTGCGGAGGCCGACGTCGCCATCGTCACCGACGACAACCCCCGCGGCGAAGACCCCGCCGCCATCCGCGCCATGATTCTCACCGCCGCCCCCGGCGCGCGCGAGATTGGCGACCGCCGCGCCGCCATCACCGCCGCCGTGCGGATGGCCGGTCCCGGCGATGTCGTCCTGATCGCCGGCAAGGGCCATGAACAGGGCCAGATCGTCGCCGGCCGCACGCTCCCCTTCGACGACGTCAGCGTCGCAAGGGAGGCCGCGCAATGA
- a CDS encoding peptidoglycan D,D-transpeptidase FtsI family protein, with product MSPAAARAAELRLPGHRAMALAVARQRMVIGLLIVFGLIAILILRLLELGLLYDGPDRRNAIASTVPARADITDRHGTPLARNFQAFAIAARPYDIVSDKRVLASRIAALLPSRSEAQIFAALTHPGKFKYIARRVLPADAEKIRRLGDPGITLEREGERLYPNLTMAAQVLGVMSEDGKGAGIERAFNARLSDPKLLGTPLALALDARVQQSLESELAFAMAKHSAEGAAGVVMDVHTGEVLAMASLPSWNPNAPGGAMGMPAYMNRATLAVFELGSTFKGFTIAMGLDVGTIPSLAKTYDARAPLHTGRFVIKDDHPQNRIMSVPDVFVYSSNIGTAKMALEYGEPVQREYLRRMGFLDKVSGELLEKGRTLYPPVSNWGQSAVMTVGFGHGIAVTPLHLAVAYSTLVNGGIYRPATFLKVDPARANPGRRVFKQSTSDTMRILLRAAVTEGTGGQADAPGYRVGGKTGTAEMPRPRELGGGYYHDKNITTFAGAFPMDAPRYAVIVSLMDGKGTKDTYGFRTAGWLAAPIFKRTVLRIAPVLGVAPDAAREVDMSSVKSLIVPKHKG from the coding sequence GTGAGCCCCGCCGCCGCCCGCGCCGCCGAACTCCGCCTCCCCGGTCACCGGGCGATGGCGCTGGCGGTCGCGCGGCAGCGGATGGTCATCGGCCTGCTCATCGTCTTTGGTCTCATCGCCATCCTCATCCTCCGCCTGCTGGAGCTCGGCCTGCTCTATGACGGCCCCGACCGGCGCAACGCCATCGCCTCCACCGTCCCCGCCCGCGCCGACATCACCGACCGCCACGGCACGCCGCTTGCCCGCAATTTCCAGGCCTTCGCGATCGCCGCGCGCCCCTACGACATCGTCAGCGACAAGCGGGTCCTTGCATCGCGCATCGCCGCGCTCCTGCCCAGCCGCAGCGAGGCGCAGATTTTCGCCGCGCTCACCCATCCCGGGAAATTCAAATATATCGCTCGCCGCGTGCTGCCCGCAGACGCCGAGAAAATCCGTCGCCTGGGTGACCCGGGGATCACGCTGGAGCGCGAGGGCGAACGCCTCTACCCCAATCTCACCATGGCGGCGCAGGTGCTCGGTGTGATGAGCGAGGACGGCAAGGGCGCCGGCATCGAGCGCGCCTTCAACGCCCGCCTGTCCGACCCGAAGCTGCTCGGCACGCCGCTGGCGCTGGCACTCGACGCCCGCGTGCAGCAGAGCCTGGAAAGCGAACTGGCCTTCGCCATGGCGAAACACAGCGCGGAGGGCGCCGCCGGGGTCGTCATGGACGTGCATACCGGCGAGGTGCTGGCGATGGCGTCACTGCCCAGCTGGAACCCCAACGCACCCGGCGGGGCGATGGGCATGCCGGCCTACATGAACCGCGCCACACTCGCCGTGTTCGAACTGGGCAGCACCTTCAAGGGCTTCACCATCGCCATGGGCCTGGACGTCGGCACCATCCCGTCGCTCGCCAAGACCTATGACGCCCGCGCGCCGCTGCACACCGGCCGTTTCGTGATCAAGGACGACCACCCGCAGAACCGCATCATGTCGGTGCCCGATGTCTTCGTCTACTCCTCGAACATCGGTACCGCGAAGATGGCGCTGGAATATGGCGAACCCGTCCAGCGCGAATATCTCCGCCGGATGGGCTTCCTCGACAAGGTCAGCGGCGAGCTGCTGGAAAAGGGCCGTACCCTCTACCCACCCGTCAGCAACTGGGGACAGAGCGCGGTGATGACGGTCGGCTTCGGCCATGGCATCGCCGTCACGCCGCTGCACCTTGCCGTCGCCTACTCCACCCTGGTCAACGGCGGCATCTATCGCCCCGCCACCTTCCTGAAGGTCGATCCCGCCCGCGCCAACCCCGGCCGCCGCGTGTTCAAGCAATCGACCAGCGACACCATGCGCATTCTGCTCCGCGCCGCGGTGACCGAAGGCACCGGCGGCCAGGCCGACGCCCCCGGCTATCGCGTCGGCGGCAAGACCGGCACCGCCGAAATGCCCCGCCCGCGCGAACTCGGTGGCGGCTATTACCACGACAAGAACATCACCACCTTCGCCGGCGCCTTCCCGATGGACGCCCCGCGCTATGCCGTGATCGTCAGCCTGATGGACGGCAAGGGCACCAAGGACACCTATGGCTTTCGCACCGCCGGCTGGCTCGCCGCGCCGATCTTCAAGCGCACCGTGCTGCGCATCGCCCCCGTCCTGGGCGTGGCACCGGACGCCGCGCGGGAAGTGGACATGAGCAGCGTCAAATCCCTCATCGTCCCCAAGCATAAAGGGTGA
- the rsmH gene encoding 16S rRNA (cytosine(1402)-N(4))-methyltransferase RsmH → MSHIPVLLAEVMAALALQPGETYVDGTFGGGGYARAALAAGVTAIGFDRDPRAIVAGRSLEAASNGRLRLIEAPFSRMAEILGEASADAIALDLGVSSMQLDQPDYGMSFREDGPLDMRMGQEGLTAADFLNASNESDIADVIYRYGEEPASRRIARAIFAARPLIRTGELATLVRRALGWHPGMKRDPATRTFQAIRIHVNDELGELDRGLAAAERVLRPGGRLAVVSFHSLEDRMVKQFFAARTGALPGGSRHLPVLAAARAPSFARASKAIRPSPAELAGNPRARSATLRAAHRTPAPAWEAHA, encoded by the coding sequence ATGAGCCACATTCCCGTCCTGCTGGCCGAGGTCATGGCCGCGCTCGCCCTGCAACCCGGCGAAACCTACGTCGATGGCACCTTCGGCGGCGGTGGCTATGCCCGTGCCGCGCTCGCCGCCGGCGTTACCGCCATCGGTTTCGACCGCGACCCCCGCGCCATCGTCGCCGGGCGCAGCCTGGAGGCCGCCAGCAACGGCCGGCTGCGCCTGATCGAGGCCCCCTTTTCCCGCATGGCCGAAATCCTGGGGGAGGCCAGCGCCGACGCCATCGCGCTCGACCTCGGCGTCTCCTCGATGCAGCTCGACCAGCCGGACTATGGCATGTCCTTCCGCGAGGACGGCCCGCTCGACATGCGCATGGGCCAAGAGGGGCTGACCGCCGCCGATTTCCTGAACGCGTCCAATGAATCGGACATCGCCGACGTCATCTACCGCTATGGCGAGGAACCCGCCTCGCGCCGCATCGCCCGTGCCATCTTCGCCGCCCGCCCGCTCATCCGCACCGGGGAATTGGCTACCCTGGTGCGCCGCGCGCTGGGCTGGCACCCGGGCATGAAGCGCGACCCCGCCACCCGCACCTTCCAGGCGATCCGCATCCATGTGAACGACGAGCTCGGCGAGCTGGACCGCGGCCTGGCCGCGGCGGAGCGCGTGCTACGCCCCGGTGGCCGCCTCGCCGTCGTCAGCTTCCACAGCCTTGAGGACCGCATGGTGAAACAGTTTTTCGCCGCCCGCACCGGCGCGCTGCCCGGCGGCTCACGCCACCTGCCCGTCCTCGCCGCCGCCCGCGCGCCCAGCTTTGCCCGTGCGTCGAAGGCGATCCGGCCGTCGCCGGCGGAACTTGCCGGCAACCCCCGCGCGCGTTCCGCGACGCTGCGCGCCGCGCACCGTACCCCCGCTCCAGCCTGGGAGGCCCACGCATGA
- a CDS encoding division/cell wall cluster transcriptional repressor MraZ, which yields MNRTIFSGSCINGIDAKHRLSVPAGLREALESRSGEKALALTPDEHRPCLVGYDVRHFEAQVDTLNNRFEGDFSSAPANRARETFALAEVLRYDDTGRLSLTPLLRDLAELTHRSAALFLGLGDRFELWAPETFLALPDLSPRLERTVRSLMAARA from the coding sequence GTGAATCGCACCATTTTTTCAGGCTCTTGCATCAATGGCATCGATGCCAAGCATCGCCTGTCGGTGCCTGCCGGCCTGCGCGAGGCGCTCGAATCACGCAGCGGTGAAAAAGCCCTCGCCCTGACGCCGGACGAGCATCGCCCCTGCCTTGTCGGCTATGACGTCCGCCATTTCGAAGCCCAGGTCGATACCTTGAACAACCGGTTCGAGGGCGATTTCTCTTCCGCCCCCGCCAACCGCGCGCGTGAGACCTTCGCGCTCGCGGAAGTGCTGCGCTATGATGACACCGGCCGCCTTTCGCTCACGCCGCTGCTGCGCGACCTCGCCGAACTCACCCACCGCAGCGCCGCGCTGTTCCTCGGTCTTGGCGACCGCTTCGAACTGTGGGCACCGGAAACCTTCCTGGCCCTGCCCGACCTGTCGCCGCGGCTGGAACGCACGGTCCGCAGCCTGATGGCGGCGCGCGCATGA
- a CDS encoding heparinase II/III family protein: protein MADDSADDGGNGADSFRLVRAGGDKGLSLAERVAARLDRLTFASPLGKRHLKGRFPLKLLAVPVDPIPGDPGVGERLKAGRLYHSSYGQAMAEVRFDAPAAPAAWLDWANGWGWLRDMAAVADHGRDGRRVEAVAKRWLAQFPEYHPLAWRPDLTGRRILMWTAYSPWIIASNDHVHRSTTLNAIARWARHLDRAVPRMAEGFARVEAAAGLLVAGLLLPGGDTRHDSAEALLATSLSALLLDDGSAVSRCPLDLTLIGELLLMVAAAATARGSSPPAIVRDTLDRIGPTLKGLSMGDGHPAAWHGGTPSAAQVKRLATAGHAAADSAPGPRSGYQRLAAGRTIAILDAGPPPPSRVNPRAHASTLAFTLSDGAALLIVNCGSDGGQRKPLPAELAEGLRSTAAHSTLVLADTNSTRLQDGSARMASGVEAVTVERRSHEGAQFVEATHDGYRRRFGLDHRRTLYLSADGTDLRGEDRLIPVPNPLSRFRRSHRHAVAIRFHLGPDAEPSLTSDGLGALVRLGSAAWAFRASFNSDPGTLLLEPSLWIDPDGDSHAIQQLILAADLPDDRQASIGWSFKRQGK from the coding sequence ATGGCGGATGACAGCGCGGATGATGGCGGCAACGGGGCCGACAGTTTCCGCCTGGTTCGCGCTGGTGGCGACAAGGGCCTGTCGCTCGCCGAACGCGTCGCCGCCCGGCTCGACCGCCTCACCTTCGCCTCGCCCCTCGGCAAGCGCCATCTGAAGGGCCGCTTCCCGCTGAAGCTGCTCGCCGTGCCGGTGGATCCGATCCCGGGCGACCCCGGCGTGGGCGAGCGGTTGAAGGCCGGGCGCCTCTATCACAGCAGCTATGGCCAGGCGATGGCGGAGGTGCGTTTCGACGCCCCCGCCGCGCCGGCCGCCTGGCTCGACTGGGCGAACGGCTGGGGCTGGCTGCGCGACATGGCGGCGGTTGCCGACCATGGCCGGGACGGCCGGCGGGTGGAGGCCGTCGCCAAGCGCTGGCTGGCGCAATTCCCGGAATATCATCCGCTCGCCTGGCGGCCCGATCTCACCGGCCGACGCATCCTGATGTGGACGGCCTACTCCCCCTGGATCATCGCCAGCAACGACCATGTCCACCGCTCCACCACGCTCAACGCCATCGCCCGCTGGGCGCGCCATCTCGACCGCGCGGTGCCGCGCATGGCCGAAGGCTTCGCGCGGGTCGAGGCGGCGGCCGGCCTGCTGGTCGCCGGGCTGCTTCTCCCCGGCGGCGACACCCGCCACGACAGCGCCGAGGCCCTTTTGGCAACATCCCTGTCGGCGCTGCTGCTCGACGATGGCTCCGCCGTCAGCCGCTGCCCGCTCGACCTGACGCTGATCGGCGAACTGCTGCTGATGGTCGCCGCCGCCGCCACGGCGCGTGGCAGTTCGCCCCCCGCCATCGTCCGCGACACGCTCGACCGCATCGGGCCGACGTTGAAGGGCCTGTCGATGGGCGATGGCCACCCCGCCGCCTGGCACGGCGGCACCCCCAGCGCCGCGCAGGTGAAGCGTCTGGCGACCGCCGGGCACGCCGCGGCGGACAGCGCCCCTGGCCCGCGCTCCGGCTATCAGCGCCTCGCCGCCGGCAGGACCATCGCCATTCTGGATGCCGGGCCGCCGCCGCCCTCGCGCGTCAACCCGCGCGCCCATGCCTCCACGCTCGCCTTCACCTTGTCCGATGGCGCGGCGCTGCTGATCGTCAACTGCGGCAGCGACGGCGGCCAGCGCAAGCCGCTGCCGGCGGAGCTTGCCGAAGGCCTGCGCTCGACCGCCGCCCACAGCACGCTGGTGCTGGCGGACACCAACAGCACGCGCCTGCAGGACGGCAGCGCGCGCATGGCCTCCGGCGTCGAGGCGGTCACGGTGGAGCGCCGCAGCCACGAGGGCGCGCAGTTCGTCGAGGCGACCCACGACGGTTACCGCCGCCGCTTCGGCCTTGACCACCGCCGCACCCTCTACCTCTCCGCCGACGGCACCGACCTGCGCGGGGAGGACCGGTTGATTCCCGTCCCCAACCCGCTCAGCCGCTTCCGCCGCAGCCACCGCCATGCCGTCGCCATCCGCTTCCACCTCGGTCCCGATGCCGAGCCCAGCCTCACCAGCGACGGCCTCGGCGCCCTGGTCCGCCTGGGCAGCGCCGCCTGGGCGTTCCGCGCCTCCTTCAACTCCGATCCCGGCACGCTGCTCCTCGAACCCAGCCTGTGGATCGACCCGGACGGCGACAGCCATGCCATCCAGCAGCTGATCCTGGCGGCCGACCTGCCCGACGACCGGCAGGCAAGCATCGGCTGGAGCTTCAAGCGGCAGGGCAAGTGA
- the rpe gene encoding ribulose-phosphate 3-epimerase produces the protein MSRPVRIAPSILSADFAALGAEVRAIDAAGADYIHVDVMDGHFVPNLTIGPAVVKALRPHTAKVMDVHLMIAPADPYLDAFAEAGADILSIHPEASPHLHRSLQRIKALGKRAGVVLNPATPVSALDHVMDLVDLILVMSVNPGFGGQAFIDSALPKIERLRAMIDATGRAIDLEVDGGIDMTTAPRALAAGADVLVAGTASFRGGPSAYAGNIAALRHGG, from the coding sequence ATGTCGCGCCCCGTCCGCATCGCTCCCTCGATCCTCAGCGCCGATTTCGCGGCGCTGGGCGCCGAAGTGCGCGCCATCGACGCCGCCGGCGCCGATTATATCCATGTCGACGTCATGGACGGGCATTTCGTCCCCAACCTCACCATCGGCCCTGCCGTTGTGAAGGCGCTGCGCCCGCACACCGCGAAGGTCATGGACGTGCACCTGATGATCGCGCCCGCCGATCCCTATCTCGACGCCTTTGCCGAGGCCGGCGCCGACATCCTCTCGATCCACCCGGAGGCCTCGCCGCACCTGCACCGCAGCCTGCAACGCATCAAGGCGCTGGGCAAGCGCGCCGGCGTCGTGCTCAACCCGGCCACGCCGGTCAGCGCGCTCGACCATGTCATGGACCTTGTCGACCTGATCCTGGTGATGAGCGTCAACCCGGGCTTCGGCGGCCAGGCCTTCATCGACAGCGCGCTGCCCAAGATCGAACGGCTGCGCGCCATGATCGACGCGACCGGCCGCGCCATCGACCTGGAGGTGGACGGCGGCATCGACATGACCACTGCTCCTCGCGCGCTGGCCGCCGGCGCCGACGTGCTGGTCGCCGGCACGGCCAGCTTCCGCGGTGGCCCGTCCGCCTATGCCGGCAATATCGCGGCCTTGCGCCATGGCGGATGA
- a CDS encoding DUF1289 domain-containing protein, translated as MLAARTVPSPCRNICTVRRGLCTGCGRTLPEIERWPFADDAERRRIRADAAQRLKCAGPAQRLKCAGPAQRG; from the coding sequence ATGCTCGCCGCCCGCACTGTCCCCAGCCCCTGCCGCAACATCTGCACGGTGCGCCGCGGGTTGTGCACCGGCTGCGGGCGGACGCTCCCCGAAATCGAGCGCTGGCCCTTCGCGGACGACGCTGAACGGCGCCGCATCCGCGCCGACGCGGCGCAACGGTTGAAGTGCGCCGGTCCGGCGCAACGGTTGAAGTGCGCCGGTCCGGCGCAACGCGGCTGA
- a CDS encoding organic hydroperoxide resistance protein encodes MSSLYTATARATGGRNGHTSSDDGVIDFDTSIPKSMGGPGKAGATNPEQLFAAGYAACFSSAVEFVARSRGLKIEPVEVTAKVGIGPKDGGGFQLEVALQVHIPNLDLATATELTEAGHQVCPYSNATRGNVPVHLTTV; translated from the coding sequence ATGTCCAGCCTTTACACCGCCACCGCCCGCGCCACCGGGGGCCGCAACGGCCACACCAGCAGCGACGACGGCGTGATCGATTTCGACACCAGCATTCCCAAATCCATGGGCGGCCCCGGCAAGGCCGGCGCCACCAACCCCGAACAATTGTTCGCCGCCGGCTATGCCGCCTGCTTCTCCAGCGCCGTCGAGTTCGTCGCCCGCAGCCGCGGCTTGAAGATCGAGCCGGTCGAGGTCACGGCAAAGGTCGGCATCGGCCCCAAGGACGGTGGCGGCTTCCAGCTCGAGGTTGCCCTCCAGGTGCACATCCCCAACCTCGATCTCGCCACCGCCACCGAACTGACCGAGGCCGGCCACCAGGTCTGCCCCTACAGCAACGCCACCCGCGGCAATGTGCCCGTCCACCTCACCACGGTCTGA
- a CDS encoding Acg family FMN-binding oxidoreductase, protein MAIGRRGLIWGAGGATVALAAAGGGWWVASRPPETAREPWTLAGPVPKDVRLDAFRHAILAPNPHNRQPWRIRLLGDDAALLHCDLDRRLPATDPFDRQTVVGFGTFIELALLAATQRGVSVAVEPFPEGEPAPRLDARPVARLRFQTTGVAPDPLAAMIPHRRTNRNAFDRGPDAGAQAALSARGNGVVVRASADPALLAALRPLLAEAWRVEQGLPATWMESVELTRIGRAEVEAAPDGISLLGPMIEALRTTGVLTRDSLADPGSTAFSQGMAQQVALLQSLPGVLTVVTPDNSRADQITAGRAYARAALLAVRNGLDLHPASQALQEFPAMAALYARVHAMLAPKGSTVQMLARLGRGPTVPPAPRWPLARALFR, encoded by the coding sequence ATGGCAATCGGGCGACGCGGGCTGATCTGGGGCGCGGGCGGGGCGACCGTGGCGCTGGCGGCGGCGGGCGGCGGCTGGTGGGTGGCATCGCGGCCCCCCGAGACGGCGCGGGAACCCTGGACGCTGGCCGGACCGGTGCCGAAGGATGTGCGGCTGGATGCGTTTCGTCACGCCATCCTGGCGCCGAACCCGCACAACCGGCAGCCATGGCGCATCCGGTTGCTGGGCGATGATGCGGCGCTGCTCCATTGCGATCTCGATCGGCGGCTGCCGGCGACCGATCCGTTCGACCGGCAGACCGTTGTGGGGTTCGGCACGTTCATCGAGCTGGCGCTGCTGGCGGCGACGCAGCGCGGGGTCTCGGTGGCGGTGGAGCCTTTTCCCGAGGGCGAGCCGGCGCCGCGGCTGGACGCGCGGCCGGTGGCGCGGCTGCGCTTTCAAACGACCGGTGTGGCGCCCGATCCGCTGGCGGCGATGATCCCGCACCGGCGGACCAACCGGAATGCCTTCGACCGCGGGCCGGATGCCGGGGCGCAGGCCGCGCTGAGCGCGCGGGGTAATGGCGTGGTGGTGCGGGCGAGTGCCGACCCGGCGCTGCTGGCGGCGCTGCGGCCACTGCTGGCGGAGGCATGGCGGGTGGAACAGGGCCTGCCGGCGACCTGGATGGAGAGCGTGGAACTGACGCGGATCGGGCGGGCGGAGGTGGAGGCGGCGCCCGACGGCATCAGCCTGCTGGGGCCGATGATCGAAGCGCTGCGCACGACCGGGGTGTTGACGCGCGACAGTCTGGCCGATCCTGGCAGCACGGCCTTTTCGCAGGGGATGGCGCAGCAGGTGGCGCTGTTGCAATCGCTGCCGGGCGTGCTGACCGTGGTGACGCCGGACAACAGCCGCGCCGACCAGATCACCGCCGGCAGGGCCTATGCGCGGGCGGCGCTGCTGGCGGTGCGCAACGGGCTGGACCTGCATCCCGCGAGCCAGGCGTTGCAGGAGTTTCCCGCGATGGCGGCGCTATACGCCAGGGTGCATGCGATGCTGGCGCCCAAGGGGAGCACGGTGCAGATGCTGGCGCGGCTGGGGCGCGGGCCCACGGTGCCACCGGCGCCGCGCTGGCCGCTGGCGCGGGCGCTATTTCGGTGA